One Tolypothrix bouteillei VB521301 DNA window includes the following coding sequences:
- a CDS encoding S-layer homology domain-containing protein translates to MLQSKRPVVLIGVAVLLAALTACANSPTAKEIEQSLAADPKLSSNPVSLGSPQASSNQQQQTDRATVNLPADFPKDIPLYPNANLQEVIPPSNEKPGASSTRWVSIDPSNIIASYYIQKLPANNWQIVQQSNEQFNLIEARRDRLSLKISIQPKTITNASPNQPQTSTEILIDYQPNSTEITQATPTPTSTPETTATEVPQPGESQFVGPVRSQQPTATPNTTDEPTNSTPNTTAASNPQEFSDLTKAPQEFQRYIRDLAELGVLSVSSNAAKSNEGIATNQFEPNKIIARRDYARWLVTANNNMYASDPAKQIRLASGGSQPAFSDVPRTDPDFPVIQGLAEAGLIPSSLSGETTAVLFRPGAPLTREQLIWWKVPLDTRQSLPNANLETIKQTWGFQDAGKIDPKALGAILADRQSAEQSNIHRVFGYTTLFQPKKPVTRAEAAATLWYFGTQSEGISAAEALKVKRPPN, encoded by the coding sequence GTGTTGCAAAGTAAACGTCCGGTTGTTTTGATAGGTGTGGCTGTTCTACTAGCTGCGTTAACAGCCTGTGCTAATAGTCCAACTGCCAAAGAAATTGAGCAGTCTTTGGCAGCAGATCCAAAGCTCAGCAGTAACCCGGTGAGTCTTGGTTCTCCACAAGCAAGCAGTAACCAACAACAGCAAACCGATCGCGCAACAGTTAACTTACCTGCTGATTTTCCCAAGGATATCCCTTTATATCCCAATGCCAATTTGCAAGAAGTGATACCACCTAGTAACGAAAAACCGGGTGCATCATCAACTCGTTGGGTAAGCATTGACCCCAGCAATATCATTGCTAGCTACTATATTCAAAAACTTCCAGCAAACAACTGGCAAATCGTACAACAGTCAAACGAGCAATTTAATTTGATTGAGGCGCGGCGCGATCGCCTGTCACTCAAAATTTCCATTCAACCAAAAACAATCACTAATGCCTCACCCAATCAACCACAAACCTCTACAGAGATACTGATTGACTACCAACCAAATTCTACAGAAATAACGCAAGCTACCCCAACTCCTACCTCTACCCCCGAAACAACTGCAACGGAAGTTCCACAACCAGGTGAATCCCAGTTTGTCGGTCCGGTGCGCTCGCAACAACCAACAGCCACACCAAATACCACAGACGAACCAACCAACAGTACCCCCAACACCACAGCAGCGTCTAATCCTCAAGAGTTTAGCGATTTAACCAAAGCACCTCAAGAATTCCAAAGATATATTCGAGATTTAGCAGAGTTGGGCGTTTTATCTGTAAGCTCAAATGCTGCTAAGAGCAATGAAGGTATTGCAACCAACCAATTTGAACCAAATAAAATTATTGCGCGACGGGATTATGCTCGTTGGCTAGTCACTGCTAACAATAATATGTATGCCAGCGATCCAGCCAAACAAATTCGCTTAGCCTCGGGAGGTTCCCAACCCGCTTTTAGTGATGTTCCCAGAACTGACCCAGATTTCCCAGTAATTCAGGGATTAGCCGAAGCTGGATTAATTCCCAGTTCTTTATCAGGAGAGACTACAGCAGTCTTGTTTCGTCCCGGCGCACCCCTGACACGAGAACAATTGATTTGGTGGAAAGTTCCTTTGGATACACGCCAATCCTTACCAAATGCCAATTTAGAAACTATCAAGCAAACTTGGGGTTTTCAGGATGCAGGGAAAATAGACCCCAAAGCATTGGGAGCAATTCTGGCAGATCGTCAGAGTGCCGAACAATCAAATATCCATCGTGTCTTTGGGTACACCACTCTATTTCAGCCAAAGAAGCCAGTCACTCGTGCGGAGGCGGCAGCAACTTTGTGGTACTTTGGAACTCAAAGTGAGGGAATATCAGCAGCTGAAGCCTTAAAGGTTAAGCGTCCACCTAATTAA